GTGGTACAATCGCCATTTTCTTCACAAACAAATAATGAAAAGCTAGCACAAATACAGAGTGTGCTAGCTTTTTTCGTTAAATGAAAAAAATTGAAGCAAGTACGATGCCTGTAATCGCTCCTAATGCAATTCCGTAGCCAAATCCAGGTTCACCAAAGCCCCAAAAGCCAATACCGTAACCTGCACGATCTGGCATCAGCCAAACATTTCGATTATCTACATTTGTAATACGCCCAACATGTACATTTCCGCGATTATCCGTAATTCTGACACGCTTGCCGTGGTATTTACAGCACATGTCATAAGCTGCTTTTGAATTCATTTTTTCCCCTCCTTTCTTTTCCTACTATATGTATAAGCAAATCGCACACACGAGCCTATCGTCCAAAACATATAGTAGAACGAAGGAGGGATTTTTTGATAGTCCTCGATACGCAAAGTTTATTTCAAGATTTAACAGAGCGCGTCCAACATACCTATCCACTTGTTCAATCCATTTTCCCAAACACTCCAGCTAAAGCCGTACAATATGAGCTTCTCCAACAAGGATTGTTAGAAACAGGGGCACTTCCTTTACAGCTCAATGTATGGGACATTGTAAAACGGCAGCTCTATGATTTGATGAAGATGTGGGATGGCCCTAACACTCAGGTAGCTATTTTGCCAATGCGACATGGCTTTATGAAAAATGGTGTCGCCTATAAACACGGCATTTGTTTATTCATTTCAAATCATGTTTCTGTAAAAGAGCTTCACGCCCTCATTACCCATGAATATCATCATATTTGCCGACAACATTATCAGTCTGAATTGCCGACATTACTTGATTCCGTGATGATGGAAGGCTTAGCCGAACACGCTGTAGAAAGCCTACTTGGAGAACATGCCCTTAGCTCTTGGACGAGGCGCTATAACTTAGAGCAAGTAAAACATTATTGGCACACCCATTTTATAGATGCTTTAGCGTTGCGCGGCTTACATAATCATCAAAGTTATTTATTTGGTGACGCTTCCGGGCAACTCCCAGCACATATCGGTTATTGTGTCGGTTACCGTATTGTCGAAGCCTTTTTAGAAAAAAACGGCCCTTTGACTACTCATCAATTACTACAAATTCCTTCTGAACAAATCACTTTAGGAGCTGGGTTTCCACTCACCAAATGAACAAAAGCGTTAAAACGCACGTCTAGCTCCGAGTGGGCAAAATGCCACGTCCATGTGGCATGCTCTCAATGACTCACATCGTATGAACCTCAAGCTTTAGAGGGCCGACTAAAAAGTTTGTACTTTTTCCACAACGGAAAAAACCATTAAAACTCGTCTGTTGCCCTACGAATTTTAATGGTTTTCTTTATTGTTTTTGCGTTACTGGCGCTGGATAATCAAAGCCTTTTGTATCGACTTCGACTTTCTTCATTTTTTGATCTTGTAATGGTTTGTCGTTACCATCGCGCTCTGCTGCTACGATTTCGTCAACAACCTCCATCCCTTCGATCACTTTTCCAAATGCAGCATATTCACCATCTAGATGAGTAGCTGCTTCTGTCATAATAAAGAACTGTGAACCGGCTGAATTTGGATCCTGTGTACGGGCCATTGACAAGACACCGCGCTCATGAGCTAGCATATTTTCAAAGCCATTTGATGAAAATTCGCCTTTAATTGAATAGTCTGGACCACCCATACCTGTACCATCTGGATCGCCACCTTGGACCATAAATCCTGGAATGACACGGTGGAAAATTAAACCGTCATAAAAACCGTCTTCCACTAATGAAATAAAGTTTGCTACTGTATTTGGCGCTGTTTTTGGCTCCAATTCGATCACGATTTGCTTATCATTTTCCATTGTAATCGTTACAATTGGATTTTCTTTTACATCGTTTGCGTAATCGCTAGATGTTGTCTGCTCGCCACTATCCGTCTTATTGTTGTCACCACATGCAGCGATAATAAGCATAGCGATTGCAGTTAACATTAAAAGCATGTATTTTTTC
This portion of the Solibacillus daqui genome encodes:
- a CDS encoding peptidylprolyl isomerase, with amino-acid sequence MKKYMLLMLTAIAMLIIAACGDNNKTDSGEQTTSSDYANDVKENPIVTITMENDKQIVIELEPKTAPNTVANFISLVEDGFYDGLIFHRVIPGFMVQGGDPDGTGMGGPDYSIKGEFSSNGFENMLAHERGVLSMARTQDPNSAGSQFFIMTEAATHLDGEYAAFGKVIEGMEVVDEIVAAERDGNDKPLQDQKMKKVEVDTKGFDYPAPVTQKQ
- a CDS encoding DUF2268 domain-containing protein yields the protein MIVLDTQSLFQDLTERVQHTYPLVQSIFPNTPAKAVQYELLQQGLLETGALPLQLNVWDIVKRQLYDLMKMWDGPNTQVAILPMRHGFMKNGVAYKHGICLFISNHVSVKELHALITHEYHHICRQHYQSELPTLLDSVMMEGLAEHAVESLLGEHALSSWTRRYNLEQVKHYWHTHFIDALALRGLHNHQSYLFGDASGQLPAHIGYCVGYRIVEAFLEKNGPLTTHQLLQIPSEQITLGAGFPLTK